The genomic DNA TAGCGGGTGATTTCAGCTTTGCCGGCATACCAATATTTGTTAAACGCATCCCGATCCGTAGACGCAGCTTTGTTCTCCTTGCTGCCGGCTGATGAGCAGTTTGAGAAATTGAAAGTTAGAATAAGCAGGAAGATGAACTTCAGGGTATTAAGTAATTTCATTTCAATACTCCATTTTATTTTGTGGCCAAATGATTTTGATTAACGTGGTTTTATGAGTTCCATATAAATTTCAGGATTCTTTAAGTTTTGAAACCCGAATTGTCCATAGAGTCCGTGTGCGTCTTCTGTAAGAAGTGTCCAGTTTTTGATGCTCTGCAGTTCGGAGTGATTCATGATATTTTCCATTAGCCATTTTCCCAATCCCAACCCTCGATATTCTTTTAAAATGAAGACATCCGCTAAATGCGCAAGTCTGGAATAATCTGTAATAACCCTTGCAAACCCGATTTGAGACTCTT from candidate division KSB1 bacterium includes the following:
- a CDS encoding GNAT family N-acetyltransferase — translated: MATQFENNGYFINTDKSKLDYEVVHNFITNSYWAKGISFEDVKKGIENSLCFGVFKKESQIGFARVITDYSRLAHLADVFILKEYRGLGLGKWLMENIMNHSELQSIKNWTLLTEDAHGLYGQFGFQNLKNPEIYMELIKPR